CATGTAATTATTAGACAAAGTAATCGCCGTCGAGCCCATTATCGCATCAATAAGCCCATCTTCACAGTTAGACAACGAACAGTGATCAACCCAGACATGACTTCCTCCGAAGATGGACACACCGTCACCGTCAGACACCGTCCTCCACCCATAATGCCTCGGCGAGCTCCGCACCATCGCGTTCCCGCCCTGCTTGCAGTCGTGGATGTGAACCCCGTGGATGATGACGTTGGTCACGTACTGGATCGTGATGCATGGCCCGCCGGCGATGTGCACGGAGGCGCCGCGGCCATCGATGGTCTTGAAAGAGTTCATGATGAGCTCTTCTTTGAGGCGGATGGTCATGTCCCGCTGGAAGATGATCCAGAGAGGCTCGTCTTGGACCACGGCGTGTCTTAAAGTTCCGGGCTTGGGGGTCACCGGGTCGTCGTTTCCCGAGTCGGTGACGACGTAGATGCGGCCGTCTCGGCCGCCGATGGCGTTTTTGCCGAAACCGATGGCGCAGTCGGCGAGGCGTTGGCGGTGGCTCTCCCAGTGTGGGTCGCATCGCCAGCAGTCGTCGATTGGGTTGCCGGTTGTGCAGGAGAGGTAGCCTAGCTTCCTCCGTGCTGCGACGGACGCGTTGATGCTCCTGAAACAGAGAGAAACCGACATAAAGTTAGAgacttttattacatttttcgAAAGAAAAAGCAGAGAGATTTTGTAAAGTTTGCGCCTTTATGGTCTAATAATAGCAAGCTGAGATTTGGGTTTCTTTTCGGACTTGTGAACAGAGAAGAAGTGGGGTTTCATGTAGAATGTGGGTAAGTAGAAATGTGAAAGAAAGATTCGTACTTGTGAACTTCTTCGACGATGGCTTCTGGGTCTGGAACTGGTGAAGAGAAGATCAATGGAGCATAGAGAAGAAATGAGACTATGGAGATTAAGAGCTTCTTCATCTGCAttttttctctctgatttttGGTATGATAACAGTACAGAGTACAAGACTAACTAACTCTCTCACTCTCTTGGAGTTTAGTGAGAGAAGAGGGAAACAAAAATGGACGAAGGAAGTTTTGAGTGGGAATAGAGAGAAAGATGAGACTTTGGGGGTTTATATAAAACAATGTAAAGGACGTTTGTTATTGGAATTTTCGGTTTTGGTCCCactcttttatttcttctttagtaaaaaaaaaatacttgtaTAATAATGTCCAGGATGAACCAATTGAATGCTTACACTCACTACAATTAAAACCTTCCATAAGCTAACTGCTGACATTAAAGATTGAACCAAATACTCCAGTCTAATTAGGTCGAACATGTTGTACTTTTCAAATAAGTCCCACTTGATATGTTCAGCTGAATAGAACAATAGGAGGTTGGTTTGGGTAACAATAAGGATCCAAACGTAGTAAATGGTAACCATTCTAGTTGATAACAGATACAGACAACAAAAAGCTCAATGTATAGGATGTCAAACCAACAGAAGAGTATCAGCTTATGCCTTATACTATTTGAGTTGTTATGTAAAGTTGTAAACCATATAACCTATTATGACGATGCAAATAGAAATTGCCTATAGATTGCAAATTTTCTTTCTCCGATGCTTCATTTTTGCATTTCAATAGACTTTACATTACACGTCCCGTATAGATTCAGGATATATAGTTTACATATATTGCAAAACTCCATGTATCAGGAAAAAGAAAACCATTAAATATGTCCGTACAGAACCGTTATTCCAGAACAAATCATTTAGTTATTCTGAGACCTAACTCTCGAGTCTCAACCAACCATATACGATAGCAATATGTTAGGTAAAATGTCAACGAAAAGCGAAGATAAACCGACAGAACATGTCAAGTAATCGagtataggaaaaaaaaacctATAGAAATGAGATcatgaaaaggaaaattacaGGGACAAGCCATGTGATTAGTTGAATGATTCCATCTAAGATAATACTCCCTGAGTTATATAGTTATAGAGTTATATGATTGTTTTCGAATATatggtttttgtttctctcaGATTCAAGCTCAGTTGCTATATAAAatttcctcttcctcttttACTATTGACCAACTTTTGTTTAAATCTTAAAACTGTAGAGGAAATTCGTTTCAGCTGTTTtctttatgatttgtttttgcGAAAAGGACGTGAAAACGTATCTTAATGCACCAGTCACGGCAGGGAAATTAGATACGAATCTATGCTGTAAAAGTCATTAGTTAATAGGGACTGGTAATGATAGTTTAATGTGGAAAGCATTAGAGAGACGTAAAGTGAAAGTATAAGTGGGACATGTAAGGTCTCGTGATCTGCATGTTTTACGGGATTCCTTTCAACTGTTAGGTTGTTTTGGTAGTTTAAGCATGCTAGTTTTTGGACAACATTATCAAATGATACGgttggttttaaaaattaaaatgagaaaataaCGATAATGTCACTTCTTGGCACTAGAAAA
This sequence is a window from Raphanus sativus cultivar WK10039 unplaced genomic scaffold, ASM80110v3 Scaffold1154, whole genome shotgun sequence. Protein-coding genes within it:
- the LOC130503815 gene encoding probable pectate lyase 18, coding for MQMKKLLISIVSFLLYAPLIFSSPVPDPEAIVEEVHKSINASVAARRKLGYLSCTTGNPIDDCWRCDPHWESHRQRLADCAIGFGKNAIGGRDGRIYVVTDSGNDDPVTPKPGTLRHAVVQDEPLWIIFQRDMTIRLKEELIMNSFKTIDGRGASVHIAGGPCITIQYVTNVIIHGVHIHDCKQGGNAMVRSSPRHYGWRTVSDGDGVSIFGGSHVWVDHCSLSNCEDGLIDAIMGSTAITLSNNYMTHHDKVMLLGHSDTYTRDKNMQITIAFNHFGEGLVQRMPRCRHGYFHVVNNDYTHWEMYAIGGSANPTINSQGNRFVAPNIRFSKEVTKHEDAPESEWKRWNWRSSGDLLLNGAFFTKSGGAASSSYAKASSLGAKPSSLVGPLTVGSGALNCRKGSRC